CGATATTCCGCCGGAGCCTGCATGGTCACATGGTAGAGCTTGGAGAACCGGTTAAAGTCGGAAACATATTGTCCGGTATAATAGCCCGACAATGTGGAAAGCACATCTGCGGGCGACACACCCGACTGCTCACATTTGGCGGCATCGATATCCACCCAGTATTGCGGATAGTCCGTGGCAAAGGAGGAATAGACTTCGCCGATTTCGGGTCGTTGCGACAAGGCTTCGACAAACTTGTCCGCCTCTTCCTTGAAAGCGGCGATGTTTCCGCCCGCCTTGTCCTGCAAATAAAGCTCGAAACCGTTTCCCATGCCGTACCCGGCAATCATCGGAGGCGACATGGCGAACACCGTGGCATCGGGAATATCTGAAGTGGCGGCATAAATCTTTCCGATGACATCATTCACCGACTGCCCCTCTCCCTTACGATCCTCCCAGTCTTTGAGTGTCACGAAATACATCGCCTGCGAGGGACCGGAACCGCTGAAAGAGAAACCGGCTACCGCACCGCTGTATTCAATCTCGCCGATGCTGTCGAGACGGCTGTTGATACGCTCCATCACCTTACTTGTCTGAGCCATGGATGTGCCGGGCTTCGTGTTCATGCTCACCATGACCGTCCCGGTGTCCTCTTCGGGAATAAGTCCCGTCTTTGTGACATTGACCAGCAGCACCAGCAACCCGAAAGAAATGCCTATGATGCTCCACAACAGCCATCGGCGATGGATAATGAACATCACTCCACGTACATAGCGTCGGCTCAGACTGTCGAAGACGGCATTGAACGCTTTACGGAAACGGGCTGCAAAATTGTTCTTAGTGTTGCCCTGCTCATCGATATAGGGTTTCAGCAGCAGCGCGCAAAGTGCCGGTGAGAGTGTGAAGGCATTGACTGCCGAGATTCCCACGGCAACAGCCATCGTGATACCGAACTGCGTGTAGAACGCTCCCGAAGTCCCGCCCATCATGGCTACGGGGAAAAACACTGCCATAAAGATTATGGTAGAGGTCAGGATAGCCGACGAAACGCCTTTCATGGCATCATCAGCCGCGAGAACTGCTGATTGATAGCCCTCATCGAACTTCGCCTGCACCGCTTCCACCACCACAATGGCATCATCGACCACGGTTCCGATGGCAAGCACAAGCGCGAACAGGGTGAGCAGGTTGATGGAGAATCCAATCATGGACATCACGGCAAATGTGCCGATGATGGAAACGAAGATGGATATGGTAGGGATAAGCGTTGACTTGATGTCCTGCAAGAACACATACACCACCACGATGACCAGAAGTATCGCTTCCAATAAGGTGCGGAGGACAGAGTGGATGGAGGCATACAGGAACTTGTTGGTATCGGTAAGCACCACGAATTCCGTCCCTTCGGGCAAGTCCCGGCTAAGGTCGTCAAGCACTTCGTGAATCTCCTTGATGGTGCTTGATGCATTGGACCCAGCTTTCTGGTTGATGAGCATCATAGCTGCCGGATGCCCGTTCACCTCGGAGGAATAGTTGTAGTATTCATCGCCCAGTTCCACATCGGCAACCTCTTTCAACCGAAGCACATTGCCGCCCGGCAGTGACTTGACGACCAGCTCACCGAACTCTTCCGCTCCGGACAAGCGTCCGCGGTATTTCATCGTGTATTCATTGGCGGTAGGATGATTGGCACCGAAGGAGCCGGTGGCGGCCTCGATGTTCTGTCGTGCAAGTACGGCAGAGATGTCATCGGGGATAAGCCCGTATTGCGCCATCTTGTCGGGACGCAGCCAAAGTCGCATGCTGTAGTTGGAACCGAACAACTGTGCCTTTCCCACGCCGCTGATACGTTTCAGCCTCGGCTCGACATTGATTTTCACGTAATTGTTCAGGAAGGTCTGGTCGAAGCGGTCATCGGGCGAATAGAGCGCGAAAGTCATCAGTTCGGCATTCTGCTGCTTTTCAGTGGTGACACCGGTCTTGGTGGCTTCCGCCGGAAGTTGGCTCAGTGCGCCGTTCACGCGGTTCTGCACGTTTACCGCCGCCATGTCCGCGTTGGTTCCCTGTTTGAAATAGATGTTGATGGAAGCATCTCCCGTATTCGATGCCGTGGAAGTCATATAGGTCATGTCTTCCACTCCGTTGATGGCTTCTTCCAGAGGGGTTATCACTGCCTTCTGCACGGTTTCAGCGTTTGCTCCCGGATAAGTTGCGAATACGTTGATGGTCGGAGGTGCGATGTCGGGGTATTGTTCCACCGGCAAGGAAAACATGGAAATCATGCCCAACAGTACAATCACCACCGAGATAACGCCCGAAAACACCGGGCGGTCTATAAAAAATCGCAGGTTCATTTCGTTTCGTTTTTAGGGGTTATGCTCATGCCTTCTCTCACCAGTCCCACGCCTTCGGCGACAATGGTGTCACCGACCGAAAGACCTTCTTTTACGATAAACCGGTTGCCGTCGTTCAGGCGGTCCACCGTGAGATAGGCGGCTTCCGCCTGTCCGTTTTTCAGACGGTAAGCGATAATCTTGTCCTGCAGTTCCACGGTGGCGGTCATGGGAATGGTTACGGCCTCCGTTTTCGGGTTTTGAAGGATGACATTGCCGATGCTGCCACTCAACAGTTCGCGGTCGGGATTGGGGAACAGGGCTTTGATTTGTACCGTTCCGGTAACAGGATCCACCACGCCGCTTACGGTTTCAATACGTCCTTTCGCCTTGTACAGGCTGCCGTCGTTGAGTTGCAGGCCCACTTCCGGCGTCCCGGCTATCATGCTGTCAATCGAGCCATAGCGAGCCGAATATCGCCGTAGCATATTCTCCGAAATGGAGAAATAGGCATACATCTCCGCATTGTCGGACACGACCGTGAAAGGCTGTGCCATATTGGGACCGACAAGCGCACCGATGCGATAGGGCAATGTGCCTACTACTCCGTTGCTCGGGCTTTTGATTTCCGTATAGGAGAGATTGTTGCGTGCATCCGATTCTTGTGCCTTTGCCTGTTCGAGTTCAGCACACGCCACTGCCAGTTGGTTCCGGGCGAGAGAAAGCTCGTAGTCGGATATGACCTTCTCGTCAAACAATGCCTGCTTGCCCCGCAGCTCGATTCTTGCCGTTTCCACTTTTGCCTGTGCCGCGCTGACATTGGCCTGCGCCGTGCGTAATGCCGCCCGATAGGGCACTTGGTCAATTACAGCCAATACTTGACCGGTCTTCACCCGTTCACCCTCTTTCACTTTCAGACGGATAATGCGCCCGGATATTTGCGGCAGGATGTCCACATCCTGCCGTCCGCGTATGGCGGCGGAATAGGACTCGGAGATTTCCACCGGACTTGCCGCGACCTTTATGACCCGATAACTCTGCACCGCATCCTGCTTGCCGTCCGCCTGCCTGCATCCGGTCGGCAGGAACAGCATGAGAGCAAATGCGGCGAAATTCGTGATAATGAATTGCTTGTTCATATTTTCTTCTTGTTTTGTATTAATTCATAATAGGTTTGGTGTGTCACCACTGACGGATGGTATTCCACTCTTTTTCGAGAATGGCATAAACACAGGTATCTTCATATTTTGGGGAGCCGTCAGGATTGTTTACGAATGTCACAAACTCTTTGAAACATCCTTCGCGGCGCATACCAAGACGTTCGCATAAGCGTTTGGAGTGGATATTGTCATCTTCCACAAATCCATAGATACGCCGTGCGCCCGCCTCCCGGAAAAGATAATCCAACAATCCGGCTGCCGCTTCACAAGCGAATCCTTTGCCTTCAAAACGTTTGTTGAAATGCCACCCCACATTATAAGTGTCCTCATTCTCACGCAAAGCAAACACGTCACCGATAATAAAGTCATCTTTTTTCAGACTCACCGCATAGCGCAGCATGTCTTTCGGGGAATACTGCATATATGCCCATGCCGCCTCTTCGGAACAAAGGCGGTCTCCGGCAAAGCAATTCACACGAGGATTAGAAAGATACTCCAACAATCCTTCGGCATCCTTCTGCTTGAAATTTCGAATGATAATTCGTTCGGTTTCGATATATATTTCCTTTTGCTCCATGTCCTGTGGGATTATTTGCAAAACGTACCAATCAAAAGCGACAAAGCGATTGCCGCAATGACAATTGCTTCAATCGCCATGATTGCAATGAACATATCTATTGACAGCCGTTTAATCGTTTCGATAATCATGTTATTCATTTTTTAGGTGCAAAATTATTTCGTATCCGAGGTCGTAGCAATCGGAATACAATCGAAACAGAGAAAAACACGCCTGAAACAACAAAAATGACTTCCGAAGTATCGGCTATCGTAGATCTTTCAATTTATCGAATCGTATTATCCGGTCAGAGATTACTTGAGATTGCTGCATCCGTAAAAGTTCATCCGCAGATATATGCAAGGTATCACCTTCTATTTTTCTTTTCGGACTGATGGCAATGCCCGGCTTTCGAGGGTCAAGAATGCTTTGACCAATACCGCTCCATCGGAATTTTTCCAGACCGAGTAAATTCAGAAGAGTAGGATATATGTCAATCTGTCCCATAACTTTGAGATAGTGCATCGGAACAGGAGAGTTCAATACTATGAATGGTGTGAACTCGTCTTCGGAAATTATTCCTTTCC
The Bacteroides caecimuris DNA segment above includes these coding regions:
- a CDS encoding efflux RND transporter periplasmic adaptor subunit encodes the protein MNKQFIITNFAAFALMLFLPTGCRQADGKQDAVQSYRVIKVAASPVEISESYSAAIRGRQDVDILPQISGRIIRLKVKEGERVKTGQVLAVIDQVPYRAALRTAQANVSAAQAKVETARIELRGKQALFDEKVISDYELSLARNQLAVACAELEQAKAQESDARNNLSYTEIKSPSNGVVGTLPYRIGALVGPNMAQPFTVVSDNAEMYAYFSISENMLRRYSARYGSIDSMIAGTPEVGLQLNDGSLYKAKGRIETVSGVVDPVTGTVQIKALFPNPDRELLSGSIGNVILQNPKTEAVTIPMTATVELQDKIIAYRLKNGQAEAAYLTVDRLNDGNRFIVKEGLSVGDTIVAEGVGLVREGMSITPKNETK
- a CDS encoding efflux RND transporter permease subunit, which gives rise to MNLRFFIDRPVFSGVISVVIVLLGMISMFSLPVEQYPDIAPPTINVFATYPGANAETVQKAVITPLEEAINGVEDMTYMTSTASNTGDASINIYFKQGTNADMAAVNVQNRVNGALSQLPAEATKTGVTTEKQQNAELMTFALYSPDDRFDQTFLNNYVKINVEPRLKRISGVGKAQLFGSNYSMRLWLRPDKMAQYGLIPDDISAVLARQNIEAATGSFGANHPTANEYTMKYRGRLSGAEEFGELVVKSLPGGNVLRLKEVADVELGDEYYNYSSEVNGHPAAMMLINQKAGSNASSTIKEIHEVLDDLSRDLPEGTEFVVLTDTNKFLYASIHSVLRTLLEAILLVIVVVYVFLQDIKSTLIPTISIFVSIIGTFAVMSMIGFSINLLTLFALVLAIGTVVDDAIVVVEAVQAKFDEGYQSAVLAADDAMKGVSSAILTSTIIFMAVFFPVAMMGGTSGAFYTQFGITMAVAVGISAVNAFTLSPALCALLLKPYIDEQGNTKNNFAARFRKAFNAVFDSLSRRYVRGVMFIIHRRWLLWSIIGISFGLLVLLVNVTKTGLIPEEDTGTVMVSMNTKPGTSMAQTSKVMERINSRLDSIGEIEYSGAVAGFSFSGSGPSQAMYFVTLKDWEDRKGEGQSVNDVIGKIYAATSDIPDATVFAMSPPMIAGYGMGNGFELYLQDKAGGNIAAFKEEADKFVEALSQRPEIGEVYSSFATDYPQYWVDIDAAKCEQSGVSPADVLSTLSGYYTGQYVSDFNRFSKLYHVTMQAPAEYRVNAESLHHMYVRASDGGMSPLSRFVRLTKTNGPSDLTRFNLFNAISISGSPAQGYSSGQVLEAIGETAREVLPSNYTYEFGGISREESKTTNNATLIFLLCMVLVYLILCALYESVFIPFAVLLSVLCGLMGSFLFAWLFGLENNIYMQTGLIMIIGLLAKTAILLTEYAGKRRSEGMTLAQAAYSAAKVRLRPILMTVLSMVFGLVPLMMAHGVGANGSRSLATGVIGGMIVGTLALLFLVPSLFIVFQYIQERVKHN
- a CDS encoding GNAT family N-acetyltransferase gives rise to the protein MYIETERIIIRNFKQKDAEGLLEYLSNPRVNCFAGDRLCSEEAAWAYMQYSPKDMLRYAVSLKKDDFIIGDVFALRENEDTYNVGWHFNKRFEGKGFACEAAAGLLDYLFREAGARRIYGFVEDDNIHSKRLCERLGMRREGCFKEFVTFVNNPDGSPKYEDTCVYAILEKEWNTIRQW